A part of Kitasatospora acidiphila genomic DNA contains:
- a CDS encoding GNAT family N-acetyltransferase has product MTSSVELRPAEPGDLEPIVELRAVVMRPDLERLGRYDPHRVRQRMRDAFQPEHTSVILVDGAFAGSVALRPADDGHWLEHFYLDPTLQGRGIGTAVLARVLAGTGLVRLNVLQGSPARRLYERFGFAQERADPVDVFMVRG; this is encoded by the coding sequence ATGACGAGCAGTGTCGAGCTGCGGCCCGCCGAGCCCGGTGACCTGGAACCGATCGTCGAGCTGCGGGCCGTGGTGATGCGCCCCGACCTGGAGCGCCTGGGCCGCTACGACCCGCACCGGGTCCGGCAGCGGATGCGCGACGCCTTCCAGCCCGAGCACACCAGCGTGATCCTGGTGGACGGCGCCTTCGCCGGGAGCGTCGCACTCCGTCCGGCCGACGACGGGCACTGGCTGGAGCACTTCTACCTCGACCCGACACTCCAGGGGCGCGGCATCGGGACGGCCGTGCTGGCGCGAGTCCTGGCGGGCACCGGACTGGTCCGCCTCAACGTCCTGCAGGGCAGTCCGGCCCGCCGGCTCTACGAGCGCTTCGGCTTCGCGCAGGAGCGGGCGGACCCGGTGGACGTGTTCATGGTGCGGGGCTGA
- a CDS encoding HutD/Ves family protein yields the protein MPVEHLRAADRHPTPWRNGGGVTREVVSTDYSRVSLAEIAAGGPFSAFPDQRRILTVVSGEGIELTIGDAPPVVVRPLQPFAFPGGAATACRLLGGPVTALNLITRHPDPAITLHPPATLHPAPGRPQLAIDLTTLDATLITHPGTAPTPTTAGPCAVLIL from the coding sequence ACCGTCACCCCACCCCCTGGCGCAACGGCGGCGGGGTGACGCGAGAAGTCGTCAGCACCGACTACTCGCGCGTCAGCCTCGCGGAAATCGCCGCTGGCGGCCCGTTCTCCGCCTTCCCCGACCAGCGGCGGATCCTCACGGTGGTGTCCGGCGAGGGCATCGAGCTCACCATCGGGGACGCACCACCGGTCGTGGTACGGCCGCTACAGCCCTTCGCCTTCCCGGGCGGCGCGGCCACCGCCTGCCGACTGCTCGGCGGCCCGGTCACCGCACTCAACCTGATCACCCGCCACCCGGACCCCGCCATCACCCTGCACCCGCCGGCCACCCTGCACCCCGCCCCCGGCCGCCCCCAACTGGCCATCGACCTGACCACCCTCGACGCCACCCTGATCACCCACCCCGGCACCGCCCCGACCCCCACCACGGCCGGCCCCTGCGCGGTGCTCATCCTGTGA